The Thermomonospora amylolytica sequence CCGGCATCGGGCGACCGGGGCGTGATGCGCCGGTTCGGGCCGGTTCCCGGGACGGGGCGGCGGGTAGGAACGCCCGCATGGCAGCCGAAGAGGCCGATGTCGTCGTCATCGGCATGGGACCGGGCGGGGAGAACGCGGCGGGCCGGCTGGCCGAGGCCGGCCTGGAGGTGGTCGCGGTCGAGGCCCGGCTGGTCGGCGGGGAGTGCCCCTACTGGGGGTGCGTCCCCACCAAGATGATGATCCGCGCCGCCGACCTGCTGGCCGAGGGCCGCCGGATCCCCGGGATGTCCGGGGACTCCACGGTGACCGCCGACTGGACCCAGGTCGCCAAGCGGATCCGCGAGGAGGCCACCGACTCCTGGGACGACCGGGCCGCCGCCGAGCGGTTCGCCCGGACCGGCGGGCGGCTGGTCCGCGGCTACGGCCGGATCACCGCGCCCGGCGAGGTCACCGTGGACGGCCGGGTGCTCCGCGCCCGCCGCGGCATCCTGATCAACACCGGCACCGAGCCGAACGTCCCCCCGATCGACGGGCTGGCGGGCACCCCGTTCTGGACCAACCGGGAGGCGGTGGAGGCCGAGGCCGCGCCCGGCTCGCTGGTGGTGCTGGGCGGCGGGGCGATCGGCACCGAGATGGCGCAGGCGTTCGCCCGCTTCCGCACCCAGGTCACCGTGGTCGAGGCCCGCGACCGGCTGCTGGCGGTGGAGGAGCCCGAGGCCTGCGACCTGCTGCACGAGGTGTTCGAACGCGAGGGCGTCACGGTGCACACCGGAGCCCGCGCCACCGCCGTCCACCACGACGACGCGCACGGCTTCACCGTGGACCTCGACGGCGGCGAGCAGGTCCACGGCGAGGCGCTGCTGGTGGCGATCGGCCGCCGCACCCGGCTGCGGGACCTCGGCGTCGGCGCGGTCGGGCTGGACGAGGACGCCCGCTTCATCGAGACCGACGAGTGGATGCGGGCCGCCGACGGGGTGTGGGCCATCGGCGACGTGACCGGCAAGGGCGCGTTCACGCACGTGTCGATGTACCAGGCGGACGTGGCGGTCCGCGACATCCTCGGGCAGGGCGGTCCGCCCGCCGACTACCGGGCGGTGCCGCGGGTGACGTTCACCGACCCGGAGGTCGGGGCGGTCGGCCTGACCGAGGCGCAGGCCCGCGAGCGGGGGATCAACGTCCGCACCGGCATGACCCGCATCCCGGCCTCCTCGCGCGGCTGGATCCACGGCAGGGGCAACGAGGGCTTCATCAAGCTGGTCCAGGACGCCGACCGCGGGGTCCTGGTCGGCGCGACCTCGGCGGGACCGAACGGCGGCGAGGTGCTCAGCGCCTTGGCGGTCGCCGTCCACGGGGAGGTCCCGGCCGAGCGGCTGCGCTACATGATCTACGCGTATCCGACGTTCCACCGCGCCATCCAGAGCGCCGTCGAGGACCTGTACTCCTGAGCCCGGCCTCAGCACGGCCCGGAGAGGGTTATCCGACGGTCATGGGGCAGGATCGTCGGCATGAACCGCCTCAAGGACGCGACCAGCCCGTACCTGTTGCAGCATGCCGACAACCCGGTCGACTGGTGGGAGTGGAGCGAGGAGGCGTTCGCCGAGGCCCGGCGGCGTGACGTGCCCGTCCTGCTCAGCGTCGGGTACGCGGCCTGCCACTGGTGTCACGTGATGGCGCACGAGTCGTTCGAGGACCCCGAGACCGCCCGGCTGATGAACGAGCTGTTCGTCAACGTCAAGGTGGACCGGGAGGAACGGCCCGACGTGGACGCCGTCTACATGGAGGCGACCCAGGCCATGACCGGCCAGGGCGGGTGGCCGATGACGGTGTTCATGACGCCGGACGGCGCGCCGTTCTACTGCGGCACCTACTATCCGCGCGGCCATTTCCGCGCGCTGCTGGACGCGGTGGCGCGGGCCTGGCGGGACAGGCGCGACGAGGTGGTGGGCCAGGGACGGCAGGTGGTGGAGGCGCTGACCTCCCGCACGGCCCTGCCGGGCGGGGTGGAGCCGCCCTCGCCGGACCGGCTCGCCCAGGCGGTCGAGTCGCTGGCCGCCTCCTACGACACCGTCCGCGGCGGCTTCGGCGGCGCGCCCAAGTTCCCGCCGTCGATGGTGCTGGAGTTCCTGCTGCGCCACCACGCCCGCACCCAGGACCCCCAGGCGCTGGCGATGGCCTCGCACACCCTGGAGGCGATGGCCCGCGGCGGCATGTACGACCAGCTCGGCGGAGGCTTCGCCCGCTACTCGGTGGACGACTCTTGGGTGGTCCCGCACTTCGAGAAGATGCTGTACGACAACGCGCTGCTGGCCCGCGTCTACGCGCACTGGTACCGGCTGACCGGGACCCCGCTGGCCCGGCGGATCGCGCTGGAGACCTGCGACTGGATGCTGCACGACCTGCGCACCGCCGAGGGCGGGCTGGCCTCGGCGATGGACGCCGACAGCGAGGGCGTGGAGGGCAAGTACTACGTCTGGACGCCCGACCAGCTCCGCGAGGTCCTCGGCGACGCCGAGGGGGCCGAGGCGGCGGCGATGTTCAAGGTGACCGCGCAGGGGACGTTCGAGCACGGCGCCTCGGTGCTGCAACTGCCCGCCGACCCCGCCGACAGGGAGCTCTACGAGCGGATCAGGACCCGGTTGCTGGCGGCGCGCTCGCAGCGGGTGCCGCCGGCGCGCGACGACAAGGTCGTCGCCGCCTGGAACGGGCTGGCGATCGCCGCGCTGGCCGACTGCGGGGCGCTGCTGGGTCGGCCCGACCTGGTGGTGGCCGCCGAGCAGATCGTCCACCTGATCCGCAACGTGCACCTGACGGACGACGGACGGCTGGTGCGCACCTCCCGCGACGGGGTGCCGGGCGCGAACGCCGGGGTGCTGGAGGACTACGCCGACCTGGCCGAGGGCCTGCTGGCGCTGCACGCCGTCACCGGCGACCCGGCGCACGTGCGGCTGGCCGGGACGCTGCTGGACGCGGTGCTGGAGCACTTCCCCGACGGGCAGGGCGGGTTCTACGACACCGCCGACGACGCCGAACGGCTGTTCCGCCGTCCGCAGGACCCCACCGACAACGCCGCCCCGTCCGGCCAGTCGGCGGCGGCGGGGGCGCTGCTGTCGTACGCGGCGCTGACCGGCTCGGCCCGGCACCGGGAGGCCGCCGTCGCCGCGCTGGGCCCGGCGGCGCTGCTGGCCGACAAGCACGCCCGGTTCGCCGGCTGGAGCCTGGCGGTGGCCGAGGCGCTGGCGGCGGGCCCGCTGGAGATCGCGATCGTGGGCGACCCGGATGACGAGCGCACCCGCGCGCTGCACCGCGCGGCGCTCGACGCGGTCTCGCCCGGCGCGGTGATCACCGTCGGCGACGCGGGAGCCGTCGCGGAGGTGCCGCTGCTGGAGGGCCGGGGCCCGGTCGACGGCGGGCCGGCGGCCTACGTGTGCCGCGGGTTCACCTGCCGCCTGCCGGTGACCACCCCCGCCGACCTGAAGGCCGAGATCGCCGGGGCCTGACCGGAGTGCCGGGAACCTCATGACATCCGGGCGCGTCAGATGGTTTGACCGGAGAGTGACCTTGATCTCGTTGCGTCTTGGTGTTACCACTGAGTAACGCACGTGCGTCTGACGTTACGTCGCCCATAGGGTCGGGGTGGCGGCGTTCCGTCCGGGTATTTCCGGGCGCGAGTCGGGGCGCGCGCCGGTGGGGGAGCGGAGCCCCGCCGAGGGGTCGCGACGAGGGAGTGGTGCCGTGCCTGGGCCGAGCCGCCGCGTGCTACCGACGGTCATCGGCGTCGGCATCGTGACGAGCCTGGCGACCAACGGTGCGGTCATCGCCTCCTGGCGGCAGGCCGCCGACCCGGCCGAGCAGTCCACCCGCAGCCAGCGCTACGTCGCCGCGTCCACCGGCCTGGGCGTCTCCCCGGCCACGGTGGCGCCGCTGCGGGGCCGCGCCACCCCGCACCTGCTGGTCGCCGCGCCCGCCACCCTCCCGCCCGGCGTCGTCGAACGGGTCCGCAGGACCAAGGGCGTCAGGCGGATCGAGGTCGTGGACGCCGCCCAGGCCATGGTCGGCGGCAAGCGCGTCGGCCTGCTCGGCGTGGAGCCCTCCACGTTCCGGGCGTTCACCCCCGAGCCCACCGCCGAGTCCGACGCGCTGTGGCGCAACATCGCCGGCGGCGACATCGCCATCTCGTTCACGATGGGCAACGACGGCGGCATCAAGCTCGGCAGCCAGGTCCCGGTCGGCGGCCGGACCCGCCAGTCGCAGATGCGCGTCGGCGCGTACGCCACCATGGGCCTGTCCGACGTCGACGCGGTCGTCTCCCGCCGGGCCGCCCGCGACCTGGGCGTCCCCACCGGGAACGCGCTGCTGATCAGCGCCTCCAAGCGCGACGCCGGCAAGATCGCCAGGGCGCTGCGCAAGGTGCTGCCCAAGGGCGCCAAGACCGTCGAGGTCAGCCCCGAGCTCGACGCCCCGGCGCCCGGCGGCCAGTTGCCCGCCGCCAGGGGCCAGGTGATGAACGCCCAGCAGGTCGAGACCGTGATCAGGGCCGCCTACAGCCGCCTGGGCTGGCCGTACGTGTGGGGCGGCGAGTCGGAGGCCGAGGGCGGCTACGACTGCTCCGGGCTCATGCAGTACGCCTTCGCCCGGGCCGGCATCCGCCTGCCCCGCGTCGCCGCCGACCAGGCCCGTGCCGGCTGGGTCATCCCCTACGCCAAGGCCCGCCCCGGCGACATGCTGATCTGGGCGAACGACCCGACCGCCCCGGGCTACATCTCCCACATCGCCCTCTACATCGGCGACGGCAAGATGATCGCCGCGCCCCGCCGCGGCACCGTCGTCCAGGTCCAGCGGGTCTACACCCGCAACATGAAGGGCGCCGTCCGGGTCAACCCCCAGATGGGCGCCCGCCTGAAGGCCTCGGGCTTGTGACGTGTCTCTTGTGGGGGGACGACCCCCCACGCCCCCCGCACGCGGTTCGGACCATCCTCGCCGCCCGGGTTCCGCTCGCCTGGCGGCTCGCTCCACCCGGGCGGCTGCGGTGGTCCGACCGCGCTCAGTCGGCCGGAGCTCCGCCTGGGGGCTCCGCTCCGGCCGACTGAGGGGTAGGTGGTCCGGGGTTGCCGTGGAAGTTCTGGGGGCTTCGCCCCCAGGCCCCCGAGGTCTTGTAATACTGATTACATGACTACAAGCGAAGCGGCGGAGAAGCTGCGCGGGTGGTTCACCGGGCGGCTGCCGGAGGGATGGTTCGAGGGACCGCCCGAGGTCGTGGTGGACCGGGAGGAGGTCAGCGTGGTGGGGCGGCTGGCCCCGCCCGAGCTGGCCGAGGACGTCTCGGACGTCGAGCGGGACGCCGCGCTGGCCGGGCACATCGCGCGGTTCCGGGAGGAGACCCGGGAACGGCGGATCGCGATCGCGCGGGAGGCCGAGCACCGGTTCGGGCACAAGGTCTCGTGGGGGGCCGAGTGCGGGGGCCGGCGGGAGATGTTCACCAACCTTTCGGTCCCGGTGATGACCAGGTTGCGGCAGCCCGAACGGCGGGTGCTGGACACCCTGGTGGAGGCCGGGGTGGCGCGCAGCCGCAGCGACGCGCTGGCCTGGTGCGTGCGGCTGGTCGGGCGGAACGCCGACGAGTGGCTGGCCGAGCTGCGGGCGGCGTTGCAGCACGTGGAACGCGCCCGGGCGGCCGGTCCCAAGGTCTGACGGGCCGGTTGCGTCCGGAGGGGAGTTCTCGTCGTTGGGCCGCGAACCCGGCGATCCGGGCCATAATGAGGCGTCGTTTCGACGGGGGACGCTCGCGGAGGTAGGCCCATGACGGTGCGGCGGGGAAGGCTGACCGCGGCGATCAGGCGCAGCCCGGTGTACGCCGCGCTGCGCGACTCCATCTACCGGATCTACGAACGCCGCGTCGAGTCGTCGCTGCCCACCGACCGGGTGCCCCGCCACGTCGGCGTGATCCTGGACGGCAACCGCCGGTGGGCGCGCTCCATGGGGCTGGCCGACGTGAACACCGGCCACCAGCGCGGCGCCGACAAGATCAGCGAGCTGCTGCAGTGGTGCACCGAGGCGCGGGTCGAGCTGGTCACCCTGTGGATGCTGTCCACCGACAACCTCAACCGGCCGGCCAAGGAGCTCGGCCCGCTGCTGGAGATCATCGAGAACACGGTGGCCAAGCTGGCCGCCGACGGCTGGCACATCAAGGCGGTCGGGGCGATGGACCTGCTGCCCGACTCGACCGCCCGCGTCCTCAAAGACGCCGAGGAGGCCACATCCGACCGCCCCGGGCTGATTGTGAACGTCGCGGTTGGGTATGGAGGAAGGCGTGAGATCGCTGATGCGGTGCGCTCACTGCTCCTGGAGCAGGCGGGTAAGGGCACCAGCATCGAGGAGCTCGCCGAGGTCCTCGACGTCGAGCACATCGCCGAGCATCTCTACACGCGCGGCCAGCCCGATCCCGACCTGGTCATCCGGACCTCGGGAGAGCAGCGGCTTTCCGGCTTCCTGCTCTGGCAGAGCGCCCACTCGGAGTTCCACTTCTGCGAGGTCCACTGGCCGGACTTCCGCAAGGTCGACTTCCTGCGGGCGCTGCGCTCCTACGCCGCGCGGCACCGGCGCTTCGGGTCCTGACCCGTTCCCCGGAGGGCCGCCCGGCCCGCCGCGGGCCACCGGGCCGGGCCGGGGCGCTCTCCCGCGCACCGCGGCCGGCGCCGCCCGCAGCGAGCCCCCGGGCGAGCGAGGACGGACCGGCGAGGATGCGGCGTGCGGGAGGTGCGGGGGGTCGTTCTCCCGCACCGAAGAGCCGATCCGGAGGGCCGCCTCCGGACCACACCAAGGGGTGTCCGCCCACGGACGCGCGTCGGCGGTCCGGTGGCGGGGCCCGAAGGAGAGCGAGTGGCCACAACCTCCCGGCGCCGCCAGACCCAGCAGCCACAGCGGCGTACCTACGTCCTCGACACCAGTGTCCTGCTCGCCGACCCGGGGGCGATGACCCGGTTCGCCGAGCACGAGGTCGTGCTCCCCATCGTCGTCATCACCGAGCTCGAGGCCAAGCGTCACCACCCGGAACTGGGCTACTTCGCCCGCCAGGCGCTGCGCATGCTGGACGACCTGCGGCTGGAGCACGGCCGTCTCGACGAGGCCGTCCCCCTCGGCGACCAGGGCGGATCGCTGCGCGTCGAGCTCAACCACTCCGACCCCGGGGTGCTGCCGGACGGGTTCCGGCTCGGCGACAACGACACCCGCATCCTGTCGGTGGCCGCCTGGCTGGCGCGCGAGGGCAGGGACGTGGTGCTGGTCTCCAAGGACCTGCCGCTGCGGGTGAAGGCGTCGGCGGTGGGCCTGGCCGCCGAGGAGTACCGGGCCGAGATGGTGGTGGAGTCCGGCTGGACCGGGATGCGCGAGCTGGAGGCGACCGCCGCGCAGGTCGAGGAGCTGTACGAGACCGGGACGCTGGACCTGGAGCAGGCCCGCGAGCTGCCCTGCCACACCGGGCTGCGGCTGCTGTCGGAGCGCGGATCGGCGCTGGGCCGGGTGCAGCCGGACAAGTCGGTGCGGCTGGTGCGCGGCGACCGCGAGGTGTTCGGGCTGCGCGGCCGGTCCGCCGAGCAGCGGATCGCGCTCGACCTGCTGATGGACGAGGACGTCGGGATCGTGTCGCTGGGCGGCCGGGCCGGCACCGGCAAGTCGGCGCTGGCGCTGTGCGCGGGCCTGGAGGCGGTGCTGGAACGCCGCCGGCACCGCAAGGTCGTGGTGTTCCGCCCGCTGTACGCGGTCGGCGGCCAGGAGCTGGGCTACCTGCCCGGCTCGGAGGGCGAGAAGATGTCGCCCTGGGCGCAGGCGGTCTACGACACCCTGTCGGCGGTGACCACCCCGGAGGTCATCGAGGAGGTGTTGGACCGTGACATGCTCGAGGTCCTGCCGCTGACCCACATCCGCGGCCGGTCCCTGCACGACGCGTTCGTGATCGTCGACGAGGCCCAGTCGCTGGAGCGCGGGGTGCTGCTGACCGTGCTGTCGCGGATCGGCGCGGGCTCGCGGGTGGTGCTGACCCACGACGTGGCGCAGCGCGACAACCTGCGGGTCGGCCGGTACGACGGGGTGGCCGCCGTGGTGGAGCGGCTCAAGGGCCATCCGCTGTTCGCGCACGTGACGCTGACCCGTTCGGAACGGTCCCCGATCGCCGCGCTGGTGACCGACCTGCTCGGCGACGTCGGAGCCTGACCGGCGCGTTCGTCCCGGACCCGCCCGCGGCCGGCCGCGGGCGGGTCCGTGTCGTCATGCACGAGTTCACAAGCGGACACTATGCGTGCTGACGTCATCCCGTTCCGCAATACTGTGGTAAAGGTCACACCAAGCCCGGTAAACCCTTCAAATCCCAGCTCCGCCGGGCGATCCGGGGCGTTCGGCGTCGAGTTGACATCGGCCGCGACCGCTCCAAATGTTGCGTTTTGGTTGCGAACCACCCGGTGACCTCGGGCATTGTGTGCAGCCGTAAGCACCTCCGAGCGGTGCGGACCCGCCGGTCCCTGTTCAGCCCCCCGTCGGGTCACCGCTCCGGCCGGGCCGGTGCGGGCGATCACCGCGGGCCCGCGGCCAGGAGGTGGACGCCTTCGTACGCGTGCCCATGCGCGTGCGACCGTCGGAAGGGCCGCCTTGTACGGAGACCGACCGGGGTCCCCAAGTAGGCGAGACGATCGCAGCGATGGATGGGAGCCGCAGACCGGCCCGGCAGAGCCGGAGCGGCAGGAGTTCGCCCCCACCACGTCCCCCGAGGACGTCCGGGTCGCCGGTGCCTCGCTCGACGAGCCCGGCCGGGACCCGCAGACCGGGCCGCAGGCCCCCCAGGCGGGCCGCGGCCACAAGAACGCGTCCGGGCGCATGCCGTTGCGGATCGCGGCGGTGGCCGGAGCCGCCGTGGTGCTGGTGGGCGCCGGCGCCGTCGCGGCGTTCGCGACGGCCGGCGACGGCGGGAAGACCGCCGCCGCCAAGCCCACGCCGCAGGCCGACGCGCCCCGCCGGCCCGACCCCCGGGTGCTGGAGGAGCAGCGGCGGCGGCTCAACCTGGAGCGGGCCGACCAGGCCGCCCGCAAGGACGCCGGCAGGCGGCTGGAACTGCAGCCCAAGGGCCGCAAGCCCACCCCCAAGCCCACCAGGACCCCCGGCGCGTACGCCGGGAACCCCGTCCCGGCCGGCGAGGCGCAGCGGATCGCCAAGGCGATGCTGCCGAGCTTCGGGTTCGACCCCGACACGCAGTTCGGCTGCCTGGTGAAGCTGTGGGACAAGGAGAGCGGCTGGCGGACCACCGCCCAGAACCCGACCTCCGGCGCCTACGGCATCCCGCAGGCGCTGCCGGGCGAGAAGATGGCCAGCGCCGGCGACGACTGGCGGACCAACCCGCGCACCCAGATCAAGTGGGGCCTGGGCTACATCAAGGACCGCTACGGCTCGCCCTGCGAGGCCTGGGCGCACTCCCAGAGCGTCGGCTGGTACTGACCGGCCCCTCGGCCCGCGGAAAGGGCGGCCCACCGCCCGCCTTTTCCGCGGGCCGAACGCATGACGCCGTCGAAAGGTCGGTAAAACGGCGGCAGAGAGTTCCCGCCCCGACGATTCGGCGAGCCGCCGCCGTCGCACATTCACTCACGTGTCACGACAACACGACGACGGTGAATGCAGCATGCGCAAAAAACGGGCCGGAACCGTGCTGACCGCGTTGGCGGTCGCATTCGGCCCGATGCCGGCGGCCGACGCGCGGGTCGCCGAGGAGACCGCCGGCCGGGCCGAACACCACCGGATCGCCCAGCCCCACAAGGCCGGGGCGCAGACGGCGCGCCCGGCCGCGCGCCGTCTCGCCGCGCACCGCCCGGCCAAGCGCCGCCCGGGGCGCAGGCAGGGCCGCGACCACCACGGCGGCCGGGTGGAACACAACCGGATGCTCGGCCTGATGCTGATCCAGCGCCGCTGGCCCGACCCGCGCCAGTTCCGCTGCCTGGACCGCCTGTGGACCCGCGAGAGCGGCTGGAACCACCTGACCAGCAATCCGCACTCCGGCGCGTACGGCATCCCGCAGGCGCTGCCCGGCTCCAAGATGGCCGGCGTCGGCGACGACTGGGAGACCAGCCCGCGCACCCAGATCAGGTGGGGCCTGCGCTATATCGCCCAGCGCTACGGAACGCCGTGCCGGGCCTGGGAGCATTTCCGCGACAAGGGCTGGTACTGAGTCTCGCCGAGGGGTCCGCGGCCGTTCCGGAATGGCCTGCGGAAATGGCTCAGCGTCCGGTCATGGCGAGCACGTCTAGGGCGGCGTCGAGTTCTTCCAGGGTGATCCGGCCGGCGTCGATGTGCCCGCGTTCCAGCACCACCTGGCGGATCGTCTTGCGCTCGCGCAGCGCCTGCTTGGCGATGGCGGCGGCCTCCTCGTACCCCAGGTGCCGGTTGAGCGGGGTGACGATCGACGGCGAGGACTCCGCGTAGGTGCGGCAGCGTTCGGCGTCGGCCTCGATACCGTCCACGCAGCGGTCGGCCAGCAGCCGGGAGGCGTTGGCCAGCAGCCGGATCGACTCCAGGACGTTGCGGGCCATCATCGGCAGCATCACGTTCAGCTCGAAGTTGCCGGCCGCCCCGCCGAACGCCACCGCCGCGTCGTTCCCGATCACCTGCGCGGCCACCTGGATCACCGCCTCGCAGACCACCGGATTGACCTTGCCGGGCATGATCGAGGACCCCGGCTGCAGGTCCGGCAGCCGGATCTCGGCCAGACCGGCGGTCGGCCCCGACCCCATCCAGCGCAGATCGTTGGCGATCTTGTTGAGCCCGACCGCGACGGTGCGCAGCGCCCCGCTGGCCTCCACCAGCCCGTCCCGCGCGCCCTGCGCCTCGAAGTGGTCGCGGGCCTCGGTCAGCGGCAGCCCGGTGTCGGCGGCGATCGCCGCGATCACCTTGGCGGCGAACCCGGGCGGGGTGTTGATCCCGGTGCCCACCGCGGTCCCGCCCAGCGGCAGCTCGGCCAGCCGCGGCAGCACCGCCTCCAGCCGCTCCACCCCGTACCGCACCTGGGCCGCGTAGCCGCCGAACTCCTGGCCGAGCGTGACCGGGGTGGCGTCCATCAGGTGGGTGCGGCCCGCCTTGACCACGTCGGCGAACTCGGCGGCCTTGCGCTCCAGCGAGGCCGACAGCTGCCGCAGCGCGGGGATCAGCTCGCCCACCACCGCCTCGGTCGCCGCGATGTGGATCGACGACGGGAACACGTCGTTGGACGACTGGGAGGCGTTCACATGGTCGTTGGGGTGCACCGGCCGGCCCAGCCGCTCGGCCGCCAGCGTGGCGATCACCTCGTTGGCGTTCATGTTGGACGAGGTGCCCGACCCGGTCTGGAACACGTCGACCGGGAACTGGTCGTGCCAGCGGCCGTCCACGATCTGGCGGGCCGCCTCCGCGATCGCCGCCGCCATGTCCGGCTCCAGCACCCCCAGCTCGGCGTTCACCGCCGCGGCGGCGGCCTTGATCCGGGCCAGCGCGACGATCTGCGCCGGCTCGATCCCGCGTCCGGAGATCGGGAAGTTGTGCACCGCCCGCTGGGTCTGCGCCCGCCACTTGGCCTCGGCGGGCACGCGCACCTCGCCCATCGAGTCCCGCTCGACCCGGTAGCCCTGCTCGGTCATCGTCGACACCTCCGGCCACTGCGCCCTCGCCGCCGTCGCTCCCGTCCTACCCCCGGTCCCCGGAAGGAACGGGGCCGCGGGGGCCGGGCGCGCCGGCGAGGGCTCCCTGTGCGTCCCTGCGTCAAGATGCAGCCGTGCCGGCGGTGCCGGGCATTCCCGGCCGGCGGATCATTTCTGGACCAGGTAGTCCTTCCGGGTGCCGGGCGCGCCCATCGGCTGCTTGCGGCCGTTGACCCACACCTCGCAGGCGGCGCTGTCGTAGATCACCGCCGACAGCCGGGGCTTGTCGAAGACCCGCTCCTCGCCGCGCGCCATCGTGCCGCGGAACTCCAGGTTCAGCGATCCGGCCTCGGCGACGAAGATCCGGCAGGTGTCGCCGACCGCCCGGATCACCAGCGGGTTGGTCGCCGCGGCGGGCGGCGCGGTGACGGGCCTGGCGGTGGCGTCGCGCCCGTCGTCGGCCACCGCCTGCCCGGGGCTCTCCCGGACCATCCCGACGATCAGCGCTCCCACGCCGACGCCGCAGGACGCCAGCGTGGCGGCGACCAGCCCCACCACCACCGCCAGCCGGTACCGGGGGGTGGCCTGGCGGCGCGCCGCGCGCCGCGGCGACATGGCGCGCTCGAGCCGGTCCACCGCACGGGCGTGGCTGAGCCGCCGCAGCGGGTTCTTCTGCAGCAGCCCGTTGAGCACCGGGGCCAGCGGCCCGGCGTTCTGCGCGGGCGGCGGGTCCTCGTTGGCCAGCGCGCTGAGCGTGGCCATCACGTTGCCGCGCTCGAACGGCGGATGCCCCTCCAGCGCGGCGTACAGGGTGGCGCCCAGCGACCACAGGTCGGCCTGCGGGGTGGCGCGCTCGCCGGCGGCCACCTCCGGGGCCACGTACGCCGGGGACCCCATGAAGTGCCCCGACTTGGTCAGGCTGGTCGCGCCCGAGGAGAAGGCCAGCCCGAAATCGGTGAGGACGACCCGGTCGCCGTCCAGCAGCACGTTGGACGGCTTGAGGTCGCGGTGGACGATCCCCGAGCGGTGCGCCACCGCCAGCGCGTCCAGCAACTGGCGGCCGATGTAGGCGACCCGCTCGGGCGGCAGCGGGCCCTCCCGCTCGATGAGCTGCTCCAGGTTGGGCGCCTCGATCAGCTCCATCACGATCCACGGCCGGCCCTGCTCGATCACCACGTCGTAGACCTCGACGATCGAGGGGGTGCGCAACTGGGCCGGGGCGCGGGCCTCGCGCAGGCACCGGCGGTAGAAGACCACCCGCTCTTCCTCGCCCAGATCGGCCGGCAGCCTCAGTTCCTTGATCGCCACCGCGCGGTCGAGCAGGTCGTCGTGCCCCCGCCACACCGTGCCGTTCGCACCCTGGCCGATTTCGGATACCAGCCGATAGCGCGTCGCCAGCACGAGGCGCTCAGACTGAGACATGGCGGAAAAGATACCGGAATGGGCGCGTTCGGCACGGCGGGATCGCCGCAGGTTCACCGAATCATTCAGGTCGCGAGGTTTCGCTTGCATCTGTCGCCGATCTCTGGGAAGGAGAACCGCCGCGTGCCCGGGCACGGGGCCGCCGAAGGCGCCGATGCGGAAGGACCGGACCGACAGTGAACGCCAAGGAGCGCTCGACGCTTACTGCCGGAG is a genomic window containing:
- a CDS encoding dihydrolipoyl dehydrogenase family protein, with amino-acid sequence MAAEEADVVVIGMGPGGENAAGRLAEAGLEVVAVEARLVGGECPYWGCVPTKMMIRAADLLAEGRRIPGMSGDSTVTADWTQVAKRIREEATDSWDDRAAAERFARTGGRLVRGYGRITAPGEVTVDGRVLRARRGILINTGTEPNVPPIDGLAGTPFWTNREAVEAEAAPGSLVVLGGGAIGTEMAQAFARFRTQVTVVEARDRLLAVEEPEACDLLHEVFEREGVTVHTGARATAVHHDDAHGFTVDLDGGEQVHGEALLVAIGRRTRLRDLGVGAVGLDEDARFIETDEWMRAADGVWAIGDVTGKGAFTHVSMYQADVAVRDILGQGGPPADYRAVPRVTFTDPEVGAVGLTEAQARERGINVRTGMTRIPASSRGWIHGRGNEGFIKLVQDADRGVLVGATSAGPNGGEVLSALAVAVHGEVPAERLRYMIYAYPTFHRAIQSAVEDLYS
- a CDS encoding thioredoxin domain-containing protein, encoding MNRLKDATSPYLLQHADNPVDWWEWSEEAFAEARRRDVPVLLSVGYAACHWCHVMAHESFEDPETARLMNELFVNVKVDREERPDVDAVYMEATQAMTGQGGWPMTVFMTPDGAPFYCGTYYPRGHFRALLDAVARAWRDRRDEVVGQGRQVVEALTSRTALPGGVEPPSPDRLAQAVESLAASYDTVRGGFGGAPKFPPSMVLEFLLRHHARTQDPQALAMASHTLEAMARGGMYDQLGGGFARYSVDDSWVVPHFEKMLYDNALLARVYAHWYRLTGTPLARRIALETCDWMLHDLRTAEGGLASAMDADSEGVEGKYYVWTPDQLREVLGDAEGAEAAAMFKVTAQGTFEHGASVLQLPADPADRELYERIRTRLLAARSQRVPPARDDKVVAAWNGLAIAALADCGALLGRPDLVVAAEQIVHLIRNVHLTDDGRLVRTSRDGVPGANAGVLEDYADLAEGLLALHAVTGDPAHVRLAGTLLDAVLEHFPDGQGGFYDTADDAERLFRRPQDPTDNAAPSGQSAAAGALLSYAALTGSARHREAAVAALGPAALLADKHARFAGWSLAVAEALAAGPLEIAIVGDPDDERTRALHRAALDAVSPGAVITVGDAGAVAEVPLLEGRGPVDGGPAAYVCRGFTCRLPVTTPADLKAEIAGA
- a CDS encoding C40 family peptidase, producing MLPTVIGVGIVTSLATNGAVIASWRQAADPAEQSTRSQRYVAASTGLGVSPATVAPLRGRATPHLLVAAPATLPPGVVERVRRTKGVRRIEVVDAAQAMVGGKRVGLLGVEPSTFRAFTPEPTAESDALWRNIAGGDIAISFTMGNDGGIKLGSQVPVGGRTRQSQMRVGAYATMGLSDVDAVVSRRAARDLGVPTGNALLISASKRDAGKIARALRKVLPKGAKTVEVSPELDAPAPGGQLPAARGQVMNAQQVETVIRAAYSRLGWPYVWGGESEAEGGYDCSGLMQYAFARAGIRLPRVAADQARAGWVIPYAKARPGDMLIWANDPTAPGYISHIALYIGDGKMIAAPRRGTVVQVQRVYTRNMKGAVRVNPQMGARLKASGL
- a CDS encoding isoprenyl transferase; its protein translation is MTVRRGRLTAAIRRSPVYAALRDSIYRIYERRVESSLPTDRVPRHVGVILDGNRRWARSMGLADVNTGHQRGADKISELLQWCTEARVELVTLWMLSTDNLNRPAKELGPLLEIIENTVAKLAADGWHIKAVGAMDLLPDSTARVLKDAEEATSDRPGLIVNVAVGYGGRREIADAVRSLLLEQAGKGTSIEELAEVLDVEHIAEHLYTRGQPDPDLVIRTSGEQRLSGFLLWQSAHSEFHFCEVHWPDFRKVDFLRALRSYAARHRRFGS
- a CDS encoding PhoH family protein, giving the protein MATTSRRRQTQQPQRRTYVLDTSVLLADPGAMTRFAEHEVVLPIVVITELEAKRHHPELGYFARQALRMLDDLRLEHGRLDEAVPLGDQGGSLRVELNHSDPGVLPDGFRLGDNDTRILSVAAWLAREGRDVVLVSKDLPLRVKASAVGLAAEEYRAEMVVESGWTGMRELEATAAQVEELYETGTLDLEQARELPCHTGLRLLSERGSALGRVQPDKSVRLVRGDREVFGLRGRSAEQRIALDLLMDEDVGIVSLGGRAGTGKSALALCAGLEAVLERRRHRKVVVFRPLYAVGGQELGYLPGSEGEKMSPWAQAVYDTLSAVTTPEVIEEVLDRDMLEVLPLTHIRGRSLHDAFVIVDEAQSLERGVLLTVLSRIGAGSRVVLTHDVAQRDNLRVGRYDGVAAVVERLKGHPLFAHVTLTRSERSPIAALVTDLLGDVGA
- a CDS encoding aggregation-promoting factor C-terminal-like domain-containing protein; its protein translation is MPLRIAAVAGAAVVLVGAGAVAAFATAGDGGKTAAAKPTPQADAPRRPDPRVLEEQRRRLNLERADQAARKDAGRRLELQPKGRKPTPKPTRTPGAYAGNPVPAGEAQRIAKAMLPSFGFDPDTQFGCLVKLWDKESGWRTTAQNPTSGAYGIPQALPGEKMASAGDDWRTNPRTQIKWGLGYIKDRYGSPCEAWAHSQSVGWY